tggCGCCCTCTTGTAGTCGCTCTTGTAGTCGCTGTGAGCGAGCACACATCTGTGGTATAGTCATGtaaactgagagagagaaagagagagagagagagagagagagagagagagagagagagagagagagagagagagagagcactgagtAGGAAGATATCTTGGGAGAAAAAACTAATAAGAATGAGGTTGTAAGCCTTgaccagggaagagagaaataggCAAAGCATTTCTCAAATTATCAGTGTGTATACATGAAGAATTGACTGGAATGTACATGATCACCTGTCCAGGGATGGTACTACCCATAGTGGGCTGCCCCTTCCACAGCCCCTCCCACATTAGTTGTTAATCAAGAGACTACCCACAGACTTGTCCACAGGCCAGTTTgtcggaggcattttctcaagtgagacTCCATCTTCTCAGATGACCGTAGCCTGTGACATGGCAAAGGTCTTTTCTGTGGCAAACTAGTGCGAGACTATTCATGCAATGCCAAGCCATGTTACCTCCAAAATTAGtgttcttgctttgtttgttgttgactgtcttttcttgttttgccAGCTGAAACAAGGCTGGAGGGTTTATTTGGGATTCTACCACACCTGTAACAATAGGGCTCACAGGGTCACAGGCTCAcagggtcacagggtcacagggtcacagggtCTGTACTGAGGGCAGCAGTGGCTTCTCTAATCTTGGGTAGAGACCAACTGCATGGATTCCTAGAGCTAAGAACCACTGGACTGAAGATGATAGTTCATCTCAAAAGACatgctgaggggctggagagatggcacttactgctctttcagagggttCAGTCAGGGACTCAGGGCAGGTGGCTATGAGCCAACACTAACCCTAGCTCCTAAgggcctgatgccctcttccggtttCTCCAGGCAATTGTGCTTAGGTGCAACCAACATACCCATTtacacataatgaaaaaaaatatatacacacacacacatatatatatatatatatatatatatatgcatacatcaaTGACACACATCAATTTATTACTGGGGAACAACAGAGCTGCAGTTCCTAAGTTCATTCCTGCACCAGGTCAGGTTTGAGTGATAGGCTGACGAGCCACGCTCACCCGCGGCCTCTTTCTGACAGCTGCTATAGAGAGGAAAGGCGATCCCCTGGCACGAGCCTGCCCAGGGATCAGCAAAGCGTCAGGCGTCCAGATTCCAGAGACCCACGAGTGCTATACTTGCTTTTCCAGATCTCAGAACGACAGTGCTCAGGCTGCCAGATTCTCTGGGCTATCCGGGGGCTGTTGGTGGCAGTTGTGAGACACTGGCTCCGCTACTCTTTAATGAGGACACCTCAATGGGATGGGTCCTGCCTCCTGACTTCCTGTACTTCCTTAGGGTTGTACATTTCCTGCCTGGAaatctccccactcccaccccactcccccaggGACCACAGCCGGCCTGGCTGGGTAAAAcctgccccttcctcctgagACCTGAAGGAAGGGACCCTCACTGTGACTCACAGCCTGAACTCTCATCAAAGTTTCTGCCGTGCTGTCTATGGGATGGGGGCTTGAACTCTCCTCATACCCTCACTATGtagtggtctgtctgtctgtccaagcCATTAAGATTTCTTCTAATAAACTCCTTATCTAGAGGGACAATCTATCCCAGTGCCCCAGACCTGAGCCTTTTACCACCTAtccattcagtttttttttttttttttctcaaaacataaaaaatggtTGGATGTCTCTCATGCCTGGGTCCAGGGCTGGGCATATGACATCTAAAGATGAAAAGGTTTAGTTTCTGCCTTCAAGAAAGTCCTGGTGTAGTTGAGAAGACATAAATTAAGCCTGGGCTTGGGTGTTATTTGGATATTAATTCCTGCATTCGGCATGTGCTAACTGTGAGCTCCCGTTGTGTGGGATGCCATGTTCTTCCAAGCTTACAGGGAGCGACGGAGGTGTGGTTGGAACTCACACAGCATGCCCACAAGGCAGCCTCCGAGTTGCAGTGGAAAGCATCTCTGCTCCAAACTGCTTATCTAGGAATTGAGCGGCGTTACTTCTTCTCAGAGTCCATCGACCAGATGCAGTCATGTGGCCCCACCCTAACTCAGCCAAGAGGTCCGCTGGAAAATGTCGGGAAGGCCTCTTGAGTCTTAGTGGGCACAACCTCATCATGGGTTCCTGGCGCGCAGTGTTCGGAATACAGCCCTCTTGGAGAAGTTTAAACACCGAGGCAGGTAAGTGAAGGAATGACCTCAGCGTCAGCGGAAGCTTTCCTTTTCCCACCTCGGGGGTCCGAGGAGAGTGGGCGCCAGCTACCGCCTCAGGGCAGAGGAGAGTGCCGCGCCAGTTCTTGTGTTTGGCTGCTTGCTAGATTTCTAGTGCTACCCGAAAAGGCAGGGTTTGACAGCCAAATACTCAAAGCCACATAGTTTCACCTCCTGTGACTTAAGCAGTCAggaactgtttctttctttctttctttctttctttagggtttgatttttaatttttaaaaggatgtgtaggtgtgtgtgtctgcctgtgggtATGTGCACGTGGGTGCAGGTGACTGGGGAAGCCAGAGATGTCCGATGCTCCTGGGGCTAGGCAAGCAGTGGTGAGCCAcgtgatgtggatgctgggaaccaaactcaagcccTCCGGAGGAGCAGtgcacactcttaaccactagcTGTCTCTCAACCCAAGGGACTTGCTCATCCGCAGGCACCAAAATGGTGCAcgagatgcagaactctcagtcaCTCTTCGGCACAGGAGCATCagtgaaaaatgtgtgtgtgtgtgtgtgtgtgtgtgtgtttacaggaGGACTCTGTGTGCCAAGGCCTctgatcctttggagctggagttacacactGAATATAACTGACATGGGTCTGGGAGCCAAtagaacttgggtcttcagggagagcagcaagtgttcttaaccattgggccatcCAGCCCAAGTGTATATGTTACATTTTGAGTATTGCTTCATAGAAATCTTATGAAATTGAAGATTCAAGACTCTGATGTCTGTAATAGGAAAATCACCAGGCGACTTGGAATGAACTCATTTGTTACATTAATGAACGTCCATGGCGtctgagccagaaaaaaaaacaaaaacaaaaacccaaccaaatcaaaccaaacaaaaaacaacccctcACCCACCAAACTGGAGAGTGTATACGAAAGATTGGAATTCTAGAATGAAGATGGATTTTAGATGGCAAGGTATTAGAGGTTTGAGAATACCTTCTAATTCTCTGCAAAGGGGACCTGGTTCACAATTCACTTTAGGGGTGGCTTTGAGAAGAGGTGAAGTAGAAATGGTAGCATGCCcctctctcttgttttgtttttagagatttatttattttatataagtgtatacactgctgctgtcttcagatacaccagaagagggcatcgaatcccattaccgatggttgtgagccaccatgtggttgccgggaattgaactcaggacctctggaagagcagtcagtgctcttaaccactgagccatctctccagcccatccctcTCTCTTAAAAAGCATAATTTTGTTGTCTACAGGTGTTTCCCCTGCATGCCTGGAGTCAACATGGTAACAAGAGACCTCTGGAGTTAGAATGAcacatggctgtgagctaccCTGGTCATCTGGAAGAGCGACTGTGTTCTTCCACACAGAGCCATGCCTTCGTCCTGTCCTTCTCTTCATGCCTGACTCCAGCAATCTTCTCAGAGCTAAACCATTTCAGTGTGAGGTCGTACGTCATGAAGGACCTCAGTATACCTTCTCAGAGCTAAACCATGTCAGTGTGAGGTCGTAGGTCATGATGGACCTAGTGGGCGGACTTTGGTTGGACTACTTCCCGTGTTCCTGATAAGCTTGTATGATCGCTGCCTTTGTGTCAGGTGAGGGTGAGATCTCTGTACTGTGTGCAGTGGACCAGGGTTCTGCACTTCTGTTACCATCCATGGTTAATGggatacaaagcaaaacaaatccgCAAAGCCCTTAATCAGAGCTGAAGCTCGGGGTCGCCAAACATTGTGGTAGTCCTCTGCTGTGAGATTCTGTATTCTGTATGAGTTTAGGATTGTCTGCTTTGATTTTattaggtctgtgtgtgtgtgtgtgtgtgtgtgtgtgtgtgtgtgtgtgtttcaggggtAAGATGGGGCTTGGTTGTCCAGAAGAAGCATACAGGGACTTAGCCTGGAGAGGCATGGTCAAGAGCTCTATATGTCACACGGGACTGTCTTCTCCAAGATGTTAGATGGAGACACTGTTCTCAATGAGGGGAGGGTCCAGGTACGTGTAGGGCAGTGCCAGGCCTCGGTTCCTCTCCCTGATGCCCTTGGAGATCTGGATCAGCTTTCTCTGGAAGGCAGCCACACTTCGCCGGGGGGCATCCTCTGTGAAGTGTTCATCTGGATAGTGGCCCAGGGGCCTCTGGGGACCAATCACAAGGTTGAGCTGCTGAGGTCACCATATTCTGAGCAGCCGCAACCCACCATGGCTGGCTCTACCCACAGGGTGTGCCCGGGCCCGGTCACCTTCCACAGGCTTTGGTTGACcctcaccctgcccctgccctgagTCTTTTCCTAAATGACAATGATCTGTAAGCAATTAGACTGTTTAACTTGAAGATTTAAAGGAGCATTTAGTCCTATGTTACCATCATGGATGAAAGTGAGTTGGACACTTGATCCTCACCTGAAGGTGGATGAGAGTCATGTGTTAAGAGCTAAGGTCATTAGGAAAATTTAGTgaggggtgtggtgtggtggggtggggtggggtggggtgtgtgagTCAGGGTTGAGTTTGGGCCAGGGAGTACAAACAATAGATCCACTCCTATCCAGTCTAGCCCAGCCTGACTCCCAGCTCCTTACTTACTTGGTCCCCAGGTTCTGCGCTTAGCAGCCAGAGAGCAATGATGTGATAACTTGATGAATTAACTGCTGGGAGCGTGGTTATGAAACTCTCAGGCCGGGTCTGGCCTTTGGAAGTAGGTGGTGGTAGCTGCATGGTAGGTGGCAGATTGGGCATCCAAACACAAGAGTCAAACTGAAGGCAGAGAAGATAAAATGAGACCAAGACTCTGGCCCTCCACTGTAATGCCTGTAGGCCTGACTTTTCCTTACCTGGCCTGAACTGACAGCCGCATGCTTGGCTGAGCAGGTGAATATCACCATGGTGATGTACTGGACCAGGGCTTCCTGGGTATCCAACAAGGAGGGCATACCTGTGGGAAGAGCTGGGCTGGAGCCAGGCATCATGGGGAACTGAGGACCTCACAGAGAGGCCCGGGGTGGTGCCGTGCCCAAGGGCTAAGGTCCCTGTACCTGAGCTTTCTCGGCTGAGGAAGCCCTCAGAGAAGATCTCCCCCACCCAGGCCTGGAGCTCTTGGTCATCTTGGACAGATGTGTCACTTGGGTAGTAGATGCCGACTATCTCAGAGACAAAGCTGCAACGAATGCCTGGATTCAATCCCTGACTCCAAACCCGCTCCTCTGTGAGAAGTCCCGTTGCCTAGGGTAACCCACATAAGGTCTCCTTGGTGGGAACCTCTCCAGTGCACCCCATCCTGCCCAGGCTTTCTGTCCATGTGGCTTCCTGGGGATGGTTCCCTCACCTCTTTATTGCCCCCCAGATCTGCATCCCATCATCTCGGTAATAGTAGCCTGGGATGTCTTCCACACCTCGGGCTTGAATATCTTCAGGGAGACACAGGACGGAGTAGTTCAGCTGCTCCATGTTTCTCTTTATCAGGTCAGAGAATCCCCCAGTGCCAAGGCCTGTGGACTGAGGGAGAGAACTCCTGGCTTCAAAAGCAGGCGCAGCAGAGATACCAGGGTAACAGGGGCTATGCCCGCCCCGGATCTCCATCTTCTTcccacctctcccacccctccaaAGGCAGCTCCTACCTTGTCTACCAACTTCCCAGGGGCAATGAGCAGCTCCCGGGCAAGCGTGTTGATGTGCAGTGTGTACCGAATGTGAGGGATCAGTAGCTGGAAGGAGACGGCAAAATGGGGAGCTCAAACCTGTCCCCCAAACCACCCACCCTTGTGAGTCACACAGAGAGTCAGCAAGGACAGGAGGATGCAGTTTGTGACAGCGTTCCCTGCCCAGTGAAGGCTAGGCCGGCCCCATAGCATCTTGTCGAAGGCTTTCCAGCGGGCCTTTTCTTCCCGCTGACACTAGATCAGTTTGTCAATGAGAACCTTGGGAACTTCCTGGGATCTCCTATCCCTGGGGCAGGCAGAGAGCCATGGAAAGCAGGGCTGGGGCCTGGGACTGTGGAGCTGTTCCTCACAGCGCTCCTCAGAGAAGCAGGTGCCAGGAGTCACCGTCAGACGCCTCAGAGTGGAGAGCATAGAGCAGGCCTAGGGCCTCACTGGATGTGTGTGTCCCTCACCAAGTGCACATTTCTCGGAGAAGGcagggcttcccctcccaggGAGGCTCACACTTTCTGATGTCTGCTTAGACATTCTCTTAGGCCCTGGATATGGCCTTGCTCTGTGTTCTTCAGTCAGAATAGAGCTCTGCATCCAAGCCTGGGATGATAACGCCAACTGAGGGAAGGCTACTTGGAAGATGAACCAGAAGATACAACATAATCCAAGGAATCTATGGGATTGGCTACAAGATACTACACCACCTTGTGTGTTTAGAGGAAGGGTCTCTGTGTAGTAGTCCTGGCTCTCATGGACtgtgctatgtagaccaggtaggTCCCGAAGTCATtgtgatccttttgcctcagccctCCAATTGCtggtgtgccaccatgtctggcttgggCCAACTTGTTGAGCCACTGACCTTGAAAAGAGGGTGACACGTGGGCAGCTGACGCAATGTGGCCAAGGCAAAGACTTCTGGAATCAGGTGGGCATGCAGTAGATGTGTGACAGCCTCATGGATATAAAACTCAGAATTGCGCACCCAGGTCTTGGCCAGCAACCAGTCCCACGTGTCATCGCTGGGCAGGAAGATGGGGTTGTCTGGCCCGGGAGTCTGTTTGAGCTGGTGGGCCAGggcagcagagaggcaggcagtgtCAGTATCTGTCACTCACTCAGTGGGACCCTCGGTACTCTGCCATTGCCCCTGTCCCCTGCCTTCTTACAGACCTGGATGGCTATGGGAAGCAGGGTTCCAGACCCTGAGCTCTGGTGTAACAGGGTCATTGGGGCTGCAGAGAACTGAGGCTTTCCATTGAGGATGTTGGTTTGGACTCCAGAAAGAATGCCATGATCCACCAAGAACAGGGAGCCCTTCTGTAGGAGAAAAGGGAGCCCTGACTGTACCTGGATTCCTAAAGCAggtggcagggagcagggagaagaCCCAgggttggggatggagagatggctcagtggttaaaagcactgactgctcttccagaggtcctggtggctcataaccatctgtaatggggtctggtgccctcttctggtgtgtctgaagagagcaatggtggggtactcatatgcataaaacaaataaatctttaggaggagaaggaagagaagaagaaggaggagaagaagaagaagaagaagaagaagaagaagaagaagaagaagaagaagaagaagaagaagaagaagaagaaggagNNNNNNNNNNNNNNNNNNNNNNNNNNNNNNNNNNNNNNNNNNNNNNNNNNNNNNNNNNNNNNNNNNNNNNNNNNNNNNNNNNNNNNNNNNNNNNNNNNNNNggaggaggaggaggaggagaagaagaagaagaacaacaacaacaacaacaacaacaacaacaacaacaacacaacgaTGATGACCCAGGGTTACCCAGGGAGTGCATTTTGAGAGTTGGTTCTTGGCATGCAAGGCATAGTTGGTCCCTCTGTCTCCAGTAGGGGATGAGCCTGGAGAAACTAATAGGGTTTGCAGAGCTTGCAGTCTGGGCCCCACCCACCTCCAACTCAGCCTGCAGACTGGTCCCAGGGCCCAGCACTGGGGCCACCATTTCATCAGTGACCGGGAAGTTCTTTGGGAGACTGTGACAGCGGCGAATCAGGACGGGGTTGATGCCATTTAGGAACTGGGAGGCGAAGAAGGCGTCTTCCTGCCAGTGTGCAAACACATACTCtgcaggagggggcaggggggagagtGTGGAGGAGTTGGGAGGGGAACCAGTCACCAAGGCTCCTGCAGGTCTCTTTTGTCCCTCCTGGGTACCTAGTCATTTCTGACCTGGATTTGGTTACTGCCTAGTCCTTAATCTCAGCCGTTCATCATCATACATACCGTCTACCTGAAACCAACTTGTGAGGCCCACTAGCCTCAAACGCAAGATAACTATGGTTCTTCTCCACCTCAGCCTCCACAGCCCTCTTGGCATCCCAGGGCATGGCGAGTTGTCCCCTTGACTGTGCATGGCAGAGCCTAGGATCTCTCTAGGTAGCAATTTCTTCTCCCTGCACTGAGAGCCATGGActctccatctctgctcatcTGTCCACTTCATCCCTACGCAGCCACTGCCTTGATGAGGCCACCAAACTCTGTCCTCAGCTGATGATAGCCCATGGCTGATCATCCTGCTGGCCCTCTGGCTCCACCCCATGGCCTGGAGCACATTTAGTAGAATCAGTCCCTGCAGGTTGCTAGTCCCTAGCATTGTGCTCAGGAAACCGCCATTCTTCTGTCTTTAGGATCTTCATCTTTCCTGT
This sequence is a window from Mus pahari chromosome 14, PAHARI_EIJ_v1.1, whole genome shotgun sequence. Protein-coding genes within it:
- the Alox15b gene encoding arachidonate 15-lipoxygenase B isoform X2, which produces MAKFRVRVSTGEACGAGTWDKVSVSIVGTHGESPLIPLDHLGKEFSAGAEEDFEVTLPQDVGAVLMLRVHKAPPEASLPLMSFPSDAWFCRWFELEWLPGAALHFPCYQWLEGAGELVLREGAAKVSWQDHHPTLQDQRQKELESRQKMYSWKTYIEGWPRCLDHETVKDLDLNIKYSAMKNAKFFFKAHSAYTELKIKGLLDRTGLWRSLREMRRLFNFRKTPAAEYVFAHWQEDAFFASQFLNGINPVLIRRCHSLPKNFPVTDEMVAPVLGPGTSLQAELEKGSLFLVDHGILSGVQTNILNGKPQFSAAPMTLLHQSSGSGTLLPIAIQLKQTPGPDNPIFLPSDDTWDWLLAKTWVRNSEFYIHEAVTHLLHAHLIPEVFALATLRQLPTCHPLFKSTGLGTGGFSDLIKRNMEQLNYSVLCLPEDIQARGVEDIPGYYYRDDGMQIWGAIKSFVSEIVGIYYPSDTSVQDDQELQAWVGEIFSEGFLSRESSGMPSLLDTQEALVQYITMVIFTCSAKHAAVSSGQFDSCVWMPNLPPTMQLPPPTSKGQTRPESFITTLPAVNSSSYHIIALWLLSAEPGDQRPLGHYPDEHFTEDAPRRSVAAFQRKLIQISKGIRERNRGLALPYTYLDPPLIENSVSI
- the Alox15b gene encoding arachidonate 15-lipoxygenase B isoform X3, which encodes MAKFRVRVSTGEACGAGTWDKVSVSIVGTHGESPLIPLDHLGKEFSAGAEEDFEVTLPQDVGAVLMLRVHKAPPEASLPLMSFPSDAWFCRWFELEWLPGAALHFPCYQWLEGAGELVLREGAAKVSWQDHHPTLQDQRQKELESRQKMYSWKTYIEGWPRCLDHETVKDLDLNIKYSAMKNAKFFFKAHSAYTELKIKGLLDRTGLWRSLREMRRLFNFRKTPAAEYVFAHWQEDAFFASQFLNGINPVLIRRCHSLPKNFPVTDEMVAPVLGPGTSLQAELEKGSLFLVDHGILSGVQTNILNGKPQFSAAPMTLLHQSSGSGTLLPIAIQLKQTPGPDNPIFLPSDDTWDWLLAKTWVRNSEFYIHEAVTHLLHAHLIPEVFALATLRQLPTCHPLFKSTGLGTGGFSDLIKRNMEQLNYSVLCLPEDIQARGVEDIPGYYYRDDGMQIWGVPSLLDTQEALVQYITMVIFTCSAKHAAVSSGQFDSCVWMPNLPPTMQLPPPTSKGQTRPESFITTLPAVNSSSYHIIALWLLSAEPGDQRPLGHYPDEHFTEDAPRRSVAAFQRKLIQISKGIRERNRGLALPYTYLDPPLIENSVSI
- the Alox15b gene encoding arachidonate 15-lipoxygenase B isoform X1, giving the protein MAKFRVRVSTGEACGAGTWDKVSVSIVGTHGESPLIPLDHLGKEFSAGAEEDFEVTLPQDVGAVLMLRVHKAPPEASLPLMSFPSDAWFCRWFELEWLPGAALHFPCYQWLEGAGELVLREGAAKVSWQDHHPTLQDQRQKELESRQKMYSWKTYIEGWPRCLDHETVKDLDLNIKYSAMKNAKFFFKAHSAYTELKIKGLLDRTGLWRSLREMRRLFNFRKTPAAEYVFAHWQEDAFFASQFLNGINPVLIRRCHSLPKNFPVTDEMVAPVLGPGTSLQAELEKGSLFLVDHGILSGVQTNILNGKPQFSAAPMTLLHQSSGSGTLLPIAIQLKQTPGPDNPIFLPSDDTWDWLLAKTWVRNSEFYIHEAVTHLLHAHLIPEVFALATLRQLPTCHPLFKLLIPHIRYTLHINTLARELLIAPGKLVDKSTGLGTGGFSDLIKRNMEQLNYSVLCLPEDIQARGVEDIPGYYYRDDGMQIWGAIKSFVSEIVGIYYPSDTSVQDDQELQAWVGEIFSEGFLSRESSGMPSLLDTQEALVQYITMVIFTCSAKHAAVSSGQFDSCVWMPNLPPTMQLPPPTSKGQTRPESFITTLPAVNSSSYHIIALWLLSAEPGDQRPLGHYPDEHFTEDAPRRSVAAFQRKLIQISKGIRERNRGLALPYTYLDPPLIENSVSI